The window CTTTGCTCCTTAGAGATTATGCGGTATTAGCCACCGTTTCCAGTAGTTATCCCCCTCTATCGGGCAGATCCCCATACATTACTCACCCGTCCGCCGCTCGTCAGCGGGAAGCAAGCTTCCCCTGTTACCGCTCGACTTGCATGTGTTAGGCCTGCCGCCAGCGTTCAATCTGAGCCATGATCAAACTCTTCAATTAAAAGTGTTTGATGCTCAAAGAATTAAACTGACTACATTCTTTCATATATGAATTAACGTGTTAGTCACTCTTCAAGACTTAAAATCAAATATTTTTTTGATAGTGTCCTGTGAGTGCCCACACAGATTGTCTGATAAATTGTTAAAGAGCGTTGCGACTTTATCTTTCGATATTAACCGTTTAGGTTGTTGCCGCGAGGTGTCGTATACTACGTTTTTCTGTCAGAAAGTCAAGTGATTATTTTCAACTTTTTCTCTCTTTTTCACCTCAGTCATCACGAGGGTTTCTTTTTCAACCTGACCACCGAAGCGGTTTGTCGTGACAACGGATGCGCATTATAGGGAGTCAGAAAATTCTGGCAACCCTTTTTTTGAAAAAAAATACCGTTTGAAGATAAAATCATCATTATGTTTTTTTTTCTAGCAATATGATGCTGAAATAGACAACGAAAAGATACTTTGAATACTTTACCTTTTGCAGATTAAACATCTTCATTGTATGTATACATATTAACTATGCTTTTAACACTACCATTTATTGACTATGGCGACTGCTATGAATAAACATTTAAGACCTTATTTAGGTATTTACCCAACTACTGGCACTGATGTATTTATCGATCCTTCCGCTGTTGTTATCGGAGATGTCCGCTTAGCCGATGATGTAAGTATTTGGCCTCTGTCTGTATTACGTGGTGATGTGAATTATATTGAAATTGGATCTCGCACGAATATACAAGATGGTTCAGTCTTACATGTTACCCATAAGTCAAAACACAACCCTGACGGTAACCCGTTAATTATCGGTGAAGATGTCACTGTCGGCCATAAAGTGATGCTGCATGGCTGTACCATTGGGGATCGCGTTTTAGTTGGAATGGGGTCGATTGTATTAGATGGTGCAATTATTGCGGATGACGTTGTTATAGGTGCTAATAGTTTAGTTACCCAAGGTAAAAAACTCGAAAGTGGCTACCTATATGTCGGTAGCCCAGCAAAAGCGGCCCGCAAACTGACTGAAGGGGAGTTGGAGCATTTGCGCTATTCCGCTAATAACTATGTTCAATGGAAAAATGACTACTTATCATCAGGCAAAGAGTAATCATTACCATTGTCTAAAAGGTCTTGAGCGATCAAGACCTCAAACTCTTCTTCTATATCCCAACGGTGAGTTTGAAATAATGCTAATGATTCGGCTCCCATCCCATATCTTTTATATAGTAACCTGTCCGATATGACGCAATGCGCTAACATTCCATTAATTAATACTGGAAATCGTACCTTTCCAGTCATTACATCCCATTCTTCTCTATCTGGGAATTGAATTGCTTGATTCATTTTTTCAATTCCTTCTGTAACGCATACAAGACTGGTTCCATATCTGGCAGTACACCATGCCATAACTTAAAGGCAAAAGCGGCTTGCCCAACGAGCATTCCCAAGCCGTCAGCAAGCTGTTCAACATTATAAGCTTTCGCAAAAGATAAAAATGGCGTTAATGATTGTTGATAGAACATGTCATAACAAGCGACTTGCTTAGAAAATACCGCAGGATCAAGTTCAGGAATTTCCCCACTAACGCCAGAAGATGTTGCGTTGATGATAAGATCAAAAGTCGCAGTTTTGATCTCATCGATCGGCTGTGCGGTAATTGTTCCAAAACTTGCAAATTGGTTTACTAATGTTTTCGCTTTAGAGAAAGTTCTATTTGTTAGCGTTATTTCACACCCAAATTCCAAAAGTGGTAACAGCGCTCCGCGAGTTGCGCCACCAGCACCAATCATTAATATTTTACTATCCGTACGAATAAACTTCAGCCGTTGCAGGTCTAATAATAGACCTACACCATCCGTGTTATCACCTAAGAACCGATGGTCATCAAGTTTCATGACCGTATTGACAGCACCACATGATTGAGCCCGTTCTGTTAGTTCTGACATCATGTGATGTGCTCTTTCTTTAAAAGGAAGAGTGATATTCGCTCCTTTTCCTCCTTGAGCAAAAAACTCAGAGAGTTGTTGCTCAAATTCATCTATCGGAGCCAGAATACGTTCATACTCCAACGAGATCCCTGTTTGTTGAGCAAACATCTGATGAATGATAGGAGATTTACTATGTGCAATCGGATGGCCAAAGACGGCATACTTATCCATAAAATAGTTATCCTTTTCGGTATAATTGCCCAGTTTTAGCATCACGAATTTCTGATGGGTTTTGACGTCCACCTACAGCCCCATCCAGTACAGGGATACTTCCCGCAAACTGCTCTATAACTTCATGGGTCGTTCTACAAGGCTCCTTTCCACTCAAATTTGCGCTCGTTGATACCAATGGTTTTCCATATTCTCGGCAAAGTGCTTTTACTAACTTATGGTCAGTCACCCTTACCGCCAAAGTATCAAAGCGACCCGTTAACCATTTAGGTGTAGATGGCTTCGCTGGGATAACCCACGTAACGGGGCCAGGCCAGCTTTCAAACATGACTTGTTTTTGTTCATCTGTTAGCTGATTATCATCAACGTAACTTTTCAATTGCTCATAATTATCAGCAATGAGAATCAACCCTTTTTCCCAAGGACGTTGTTTCAATTCAAGTAATTTATTGACCGCTTGTTCACTATCGGGGTCACAGCCAAGTCCAAAAACAGCCTCTGTGGGATAAGCGATAACATCCCCTTTATTAAGGGCTGTGATAATATTTTCAATTGCAGGTGTAGATTTATTTTGCATCTTTTTAACTCATTATTCTTTCTGTGGTTTACCACATCGTTTACTGGCACAAAATAATCTTACTCCTTGAGCACCCCTTTTTTCCATAAGTAATGGATAATGACAATGCTCACACTCGCCAGATACGGGCTTGTTATTAAGAATAAATTGGCAGGATGGATAGCTATCGCAAGCATAAAATGTCTTACCAAACCTAGATTTACGTTGCAACAGATGCCCTGTTTGACACTGAGGGCAAGAAACTTTCGTTTCATCTGGCTTATCAATTAATTCTATATGCTCACATTCAGGGTAGTGACTACACCCAATAAACATACCAAATCGCCCTTGTTTCAAAACGAGATCATAACCACATTGAGGGCATGCCTGTCCTTCTAATACCTTTATTACATGGCTTTCTGCTGAAGGGCGCATAGGTTTGACATAATGACACTGCGGATATGAAGAACACGCAAAAAAAGGTCCATGTGCACCATTACGAATAACCAATACCGCACCGCATTCAGGGCAATGTTCATTTTTTTCTGTTTCAAAAGGCAATTGCTTTGACATGATTTTCTCTTAGCCAACTAACTTAATTTTATATATCCACCAGCAACTGAAGCGATCACACCATCTATTTCTAATTCAGTCAAAATAGAAGTCACTTCTGTTATGGGCTGTTGTGCGCGCTCAGCAATAACATCTGCGGGTAAAGGATGATACTCAACCATACTCAATATTTTGTTTTCTGTCAGATTAAATTCAGAATTAATTTCTTCTTTAATTAACGATTCGACAGGCAACCAATTCAGTCCGGCCTCTAGATGAGGTTTAATATCTTCGGGATCAACTAATAAATACGCGCCTTGCTGCAATAACCAATGATTGCCACTGAAAGCGGGATCTCCTAACGGTGCGGGTATCGTAAAAAGATCTCTATTTTGTTCAATAGCATAGCGTGCTGTTATCAATGAACCACTTTTCATACCTGCCTCAATAACAACGGTGGCTTTACTTAAACCACTAATGATTCGATTTCGCCGAGGAAATTGCTTAGGGAGTGGCGGTGTATGAGGTAAATATTCAGAAATTAATGCGCCTTCTTCTTTTATTTTTTCCGCCAAAAAAATATGTTGCTTGGGGTAGATATTTGCGAGTCCACTACCTAAAACAGCGATTGTTTTCCCTTTTTCATTTAATGCCGCCCGATGACTAACAACATCGATTCCAAAGGCTAGCCCACTCGTAATCGTTAAACCATAACGTGTAAATTCTTTGGCAAACAGCTCGGCCCATTTACGGCCGTAAGCACTCGTTTGGCGGCTACCAACGATTGCAATCTGTGCAGTTGCAATTAATTCCCTTTGCCCGATGACAAACAACACCAGCGGAAAATTCGAGATTTGTTTTAACAAAAGGGGATAGTGTGAATCATAAAAGGTGATCAGCTGGT of the Providencia stuartii genome contains:
- a CDS encoding gamma carbonic anhydrase family protein codes for the protein MNKHLRPYLGIYPTTGTDVFIDPSAVVIGDVRLADDVSIWPLSVLRGDVNYIEIGSRTNIQDGSVLHVTHKSKHNPDGNPLIIGEDVTVGHKVMLHGCTIGDRVLVGMGSIVLDGAIIADDVVIGANSLVTQGKKLESGYLYVGSPAKAARKLTEGELEHLRYSANNYVQWKNDYLSSGKE
- a CDS encoding DUF1488 domain-containing protein — translated: MNQAIQFPDREEWDVMTGKVRFPVLINGMLAHCVISDRLLYKRYGMGAESLALFQTHRWDIEEEFEVLIAQDLLDNGNDYSLPDDK
- the aroE gene encoding shikimate dehydrogenase, which translates into the protein MDKYAVFGHPIAHSKSPIIHQMFAQQTGISLEYERILAPIDEFEQQLSEFFAQGGKGANITLPFKERAHHMMSELTERAQSCGAVNTVMKLDDHRFLGDNTDGVGLLLDLQRLKFIRTDSKILMIGAGGATRGALLPLLEFGCEITLTNRTFSKAKTLVNQFASFGTITAQPIDEIKTATFDLIINATSSGVSGEIPELDPAVFSKQVACYDMFYQQSLTPFLSFAKAYNVEQLADGLGMLVGQAAFAFKLWHGVLPDMEPVLYALQKELKK
- the tsaC gene encoding L-threonylcarbamoyladenylate synthase type 1 TsaC, with the translated sequence MQNKSTPAIENIITALNKGDVIAYPTEAVFGLGCDPDSEQAVNKLLELKQRPWEKGLILIADNYEQLKSYVDDNQLTDEQKQVMFESWPGPVTWVIPAKPSTPKWLTGRFDTLAVRVTDHKLVKALCREYGKPLVSTSANLSGKEPCRTTHEVIEQFAGSIPVLDGAVGGRQNPSEIRDAKTGQLYRKG
- a CDS encoding DNA topoisomerase family protein, whose amino-acid sequence is MSKQLPFETEKNEHCPECGAVLVIRNGAHGPFFACSSYPQCHYVKPMRPSAESHVIKVLEGQACPQCGYDLVLKQGRFGMFIGCSHYPECEHIELIDKPDETKVSCPQCQTGHLLQRKSRFGKTFYACDSYPSCQFILNNKPVSGECEHCHYPLLMEKRGAQGVRLFCASKRCGKPQKE
- the dprA gene encoding DNA-processing protein DprA; translated protein: MDSQEIWLRMSQVSRLSPHKALRIINKLLLLEKVSLPILRECGLNELQCLQFQHFSSTKLTQTIKWLEKEEHQLITFYDSHYPLLLKQISNFPLVLFVIGQRELIATAQIAIVGSRQTSAYGRKWAELFAKEFTRYGLTITSGLAFGIDVVSHRAALNEKGKTIAVLGSGLANIYPKQHIFLAEKIKEEGALISEYLPHTPPLPKQFPRRNRIISGLSKATVVIEAGMKSGSLITARYAIEQNRDLFTIPAPLGDPAFSGNHWLLQQGAYLLVDPEDIKPHLEAGLNWLPVESLIKEEINSEFNLTENKILSMVEYHPLPADVIAERAQQPITEVTSILTELEIDGVIASVAGGYIKLS